The following coding sequences are from one Panthera leo isolate Ple1 chromosome E1, P.leo_Ple1_pat1.1, whole genome shotgun sequence window:
- the LOC122206599 gene encoding myosin-2 isoform X2: MSSDQEMAIFGEAAPYLRKSEKERIEAQNRPFDAKTSVFVAEPKESFVKGTIQSREAGKVTVKTEAGATLTVKDDQVYPMNPPKYDKIEDMAMMTHLHEPAVLYNLKERYAAWMIYTYSGLFCVTVNPYKWLPVYNPEVVTAYRGKKRQEAPPHIFSISDNAYQFMLTDRENQSILITGESGAGKTVNTKRVIQYFATIAVTGEKKKEEAGKIQGTLEDQIISANPLLEAFGNAKTVRNDNSSRFGKFIRIHFGTTGKLASADIETYLLEKSRVTFQLKAERSYHIFYQITSNKKPELIEMLLITTNPYDYPFVSQGEISVASIDDQEELMATDSAIDILGFTNEEKVSIYKLTGAVMHYGNMKFKQKQREEQAEPDGTEVADKAAYLQSLNSADLLKALCYPRVKVGNEFVTKGQTVEQVYNAVGALAKAVYEKMFLWMVTRINQQLDTKQPRQYFIGVLDIAGFEIFDFNSLEQLCINFTNEKLQQFFNHHMFVLEQEEYKKEGIEWTFIDFGMDLAACIELIEKPMGIFSILEEECMFPKATDTSFKNKLYEQHIGKSANFQKPKVVKGKAEAHFSLIHYAGTVDYNITGWLDKNKDPLNETVVGLYQKSSMKTLACLFSGAQTADASGGAKKGGKKKGSSFQTVSALFRENLNKLMTNLRSTHPHFVRCIIPNETKTPGAMEHELVLHQLRCNGVLEGIRICRKGFPSRILYADFKQRYKVLNASAIPEGQFIDSKKASEKLLASIDIDHTQYKFGHTKVFFKAGLLGLLEEMRDDKLAQLITRTQARCRGFLARVEYQRMVERREALFCIQYNIRAFMNVKHWPWMKLFFKIKPLLKSAETEKEMATMKEEFQKTKDELAKSEAKRKELEEKMVSLLKEKNDLQLQVQAEAEGLADAEERCDQLIKTKIQLEAKIKEVTERAEDEEEINAELTAKKRKLEDECSELKKDIDDLELTLAKVEKEKHATENKVKNLTEEMAGLDETIAKLTKEKKALQEAHQQTLDDLQAEEDKVNTLTKAKTKLEQQVDDLEGSLEQEKKLRMDLERAKRKLEGDLKLAQESIMDIENEKQQLDEKLKKKEFEISNLQSKIEDEQALGIQLQKKIKELQARIEELEEEIEAERASRAKAEKQRSDLSRELEEISERLEEAGGATSAQIEMNKKREAEFQKMRRDLEEATLQHEATAATLRKKHADSMAELGEQIDNLQRVKQKLEKEKSELKMEIDDLASNMETVSKAKGNLEKMCRTLEDQVSELKSKEEEQQRLINDLTTQRGRLQTESGEFSRQLDEKEALVSQLSRGKQAFTQQIEELKRQLEEEIKAKNALAHALQSSRHDCDLLREQYEEEQESKAELQRALSKANTEVAQWRTKYETDAIQRTEELEEAKKKLAQRLQAAEEHVEAVNAKCASLEKTKQRLQNEVEDLMLDVERTNAACAALDKKQRNFDKILAEWKQKYEETHAELEASQKEARSLGTELFKMKNAYEESLDQLETLKRENKNLQQEISDLTEQIAEGGKRIHELEKIKKQVEQEKCELQAALEEAEASLEHEEGKILRIQLELNQVKSEVDRKIAEKDEEIDQLKRNHIRVVESMQTMLDAEIRSRNDAIRLKKKMEGDLNEMEIQLNHANRMAAEALRNYRNTQGILKDTQLHLDDALRGQEDLKEQLAMVERRANLLQAEIEELRATLEQTERSRKIAEQELLDASERVQLLHTQNTSLINTKKKLETDISQIQGEMEDIVQEARNAEEKAKKAITDAAMMAEELKKEQDTSAHLERMKKNLEQTVKDLQHRLDEAEQLALKGGKKQIQKLEARVRELEGEVESEQKRNADAVKGLRKHERRVKELTYQTEEDRKNILRLQDLVDKLQAKVKSYKRQAEEAEEQSNTNLSKFRKLQHELEEAEERADIAESQVNKLRVKSREVHTKIISEE; encoded by the exons ATGAGTTCAGACCAGGAAATGGCCATTTTTGGGGAGGCAGCTCCGTACCTCCGAAAGTCTGAAAAGGAGCGCATTGAGGCCCAGAATAGGCCCTTCGATGCCAAGACATCTGTGTTTGTGGCGGAGCCCAAGGAATCCTTTGTCAAAGGGACTATCCAgagcagagaagcagggaaggtGACGGTGAAGACTGAAGCGGGAGCG ACTCTGACAGTGAAAGATGATCAAGTCTACCCCATGAACCCTCCCAAATACGACAAGATCGAGGACATGGCCATGATGACACACCTGCACGAGCCCGCCGTGCTGTACAACCTCAAAGAGCGTTACGCAGCCTGGATGATCTAC ACCTACTCGGGCCTCTTCTGCGTCACCGTCAACCCCTACAAGTGGCTGCCGGTATACAACCCCGAGGTGGTGACCGCCTACCGAGGCAAGAAGCGCCAGGAGGCCCCGCCCCACATCTTCTCCATCTCCGACAACGCCTATCAGTTCATGCTGACAG aCCGAGAGAATCAATCAATCCTGATCAC CGGAGAATCCGGGGCAGGGAAGACCGTGAACACCAAGCGTGTCATCCAGTACTTTGCAACAATTGCGGTCActggagagaagaagaaggaggaagctgGCAAAATTCAG GGGACTCTGGAAGATCAAATCATCAGCGCCAACCCCCTACTGGAGGCCTTTGGCAACGCCAAGACCGTGAGGAACGACAACTCCTCTCGCTTT GGTAAATTCATTAGAATCCACTTTGGCACTACGGGAAAACTGGCTTCTGCTGATATTGAAACAT ATCTGTTAGAGAAGTCCAGAGTTACTTTCCAGCTTAAGGCTGAAAGGAGCTATCACATTTTTTATCAGATCACATCAAACAAGAAACCAGAACTAATTG AAATGCTTCTGATCACCACCAACCCATATGATTACCCATTTGTCAGTCAAGGGGAGATCAGTGTGGCTAGCATTGATGATCAGGAAGAACTGATGGCAACCGAT AGtgctattgatattttgggcTTTACTAATGAAGAGAAAGTCTCCATCTACAAGCTCACGGGTGCCGTGATGCATTATGGGAACATGAAGTTCAAGCAGAAGCAGCGTGAGGAGCAGGCCGAGCCAGATGGCACCGAAG TTGCTGACAAGGCAGCCTATCTCCAGAGTCTGAACTCTGCTGACCTGCTCAAAGCCCTCTGTTACCCTAGGGTCAAGGTCGGCAATGAGTTCGTCACCAAAGGCCAGACTGTAGAGCAG gtgTACAATGCAGTGGGTGCCCTGGCCAAGGCCGTCTATGAGAAGATGTTCCTGTGGATGGTCACCCGCATCAACCAGCAACTGGACACCAAGCAGCCCAGACAGTACTTCATCGGGGTCCTGGACATCGCCGGCTTTGAGATTTTTGAT TTCAACAGCCTGGAGCAGCTGTGCATCAACTTCACCAACGAGAAGCTGCAACAGTTCTTCAACCACCACATGTTCGTGCTGGAGCAGGAGGAGTACAAGAAGGAGGGCATCGAGTGGACGTTCATCGACTTCGGGATGGACCTGGCTGCCTGCATCGAGCTCATTGAGAAG CCTATGGGCATCTTCTCCATCCTGGAGGAAGAGTGCATGTTCCCCAAGGCCACAGACACCTCCTTCAAGAACAAGCTGTACGAGCAGCATATTGGAAAGTCCGCCAACTTCCAGAAGCCCAAGGTGGTCAAAGGCAAGGCTGAGGCCCACTTCTCTCTGATACACTACGCTGGCACCGTGGACTACAACATAACTGGCTGGCTGGACAAGAACAAGGACCCACTGAATGAGACTGTGGTCGGTCTGTACCAGAAGTCTTCAATGAAAACTCTAGCTTGCCTCTTCTCTGGAGCTCAAACGGCTGAC GCGAGTGGTGGAGCCAAGAAAGGTGGCAAGAAGAAGGGCTCCTCTTTCCAGACAGTGTCTGCCCTTTTCCGA GAGAATTTGAACAAGCTGATGACCAACCTCAGGAGCACACATCCTCATTTTGTGCGGTGTATCATCCCTAATGAAACCAAAACTCCTG gGGCCATGGAGCATGAACTTGTCCTGCACCAGCTGAGGTGTAACGGAGTGCTGGAAGGCATCCGCATCTGCAGGAAGGGATTCCCCAGCAGAATCCTTTATGCAGACTTCAAACAGAG ATACAAGGTATTAAATGCAAGTGCAATCCCTGAAGGGCAGTTCATTGACAGCAAGAAGGCTTCTGAGAAGCTCCTTGCATCCATCGACATTGACCACACCCAGTATAAATTTGGTCACACCAAG GTCTTTTTCAAAGCTGGTCTTCTGGGGCTTCTAGAGGAGATGCGCGACGACAAGCTGGCCCAGCTGATTACCCGAACCCAGGCCAGGTGCAGAGGCTTCTTGGCCAGAGTGGAGTACCAGAGGATGGTGGAGAGaag AGAAGCCCTCTTCTGCATCCAGTACAACATCCGCGCCTTCATGAACGTCAAGCACTGGCCCTGGATGAAACTCTTCTTCAAGATCAAGCCCCTCCTCAAGAGCGCGGAGACCGAGAAGGAGATGGCCACCATGAAGGAGGAGTTTCAGAAAACCAAAGACGAACTCGCCAAGTCAGAGGCGAAGAGGAAGGAACTGGAGGAAAAGATGGTGtcactgttgaaagaaaaaaacgaCCTGCAGCTCCAAGTTCAGGCT GAAGCTGAAGGCTTAGCTGATGCAGAGGAAAGGTGCGATCAGCTGATCAAAACGAAAATCCAGCTGGAGGCCAAGATCAAGGAGGTGACTGAGAGAgctgaggatgaggaggagaTCAACGctgagctgacggccaagaagaGGAAACTGGAGGACGAGTGTTCAGAGCTCAAGAAAGACATTGACGACCTTGAGCTGACCCTGGCCAAGGTTGAAAAGGAGAAGCATGCCACAGAGAACAAA gtGAAAAACCTCACGGAAGAGATGGCAGGCCTGGACGAAACCATCGCTAAGCTGACCAAGGAGAAGAAGGCCCTCCAGGAGGCCCACCAGCAGACCCTGGATGACCTACAGGCAGAAGAGGACAAGGTCAATACGTTGACCAAAGCTAAGACCAAGCTCGAGCAGCAAGTAGATGAC CTTGAAGGGTCCTTGGAGCAAGAAAAGAAACTCCGCATGGACCTGGAAAGGGCTAAGAGGAAACTGGAAGGTGACCTCAAGTTGGCCCAGGAGTCCATAATGGACATtgagaatgaaaaacaacaacttgATGAGAAGCTCAAAAA GAAAGAGTTTGAAATCAGCAATCTGCAAAGCAAGATTGAAGATGAGCAGGCCCTGGGCATTCAGCTGCAGAAGAAGATCAAGGAGCTGCAA GCCCGCATCGAGGAGCTAGAGGAGGAAATCGAGGCAGAGAGGGCCTCCCGGGCCAAAGCAGAGAAGCAGCGCTCAGACCTCTCCCGGGAACTGGAGGAGATCAGCGAGCGGCTGGAAGAAGCCGGCGGGGCCACTTCCGCCCAGATCGAGATGAACAAGAAGCGGGAGGCCGAGTTCCAGAAGATGCGCAGGGACCTGGAGGAGGCCACCCTGCAGCACGAAGCCACGGCGGCCACCCTGAGGAAGAAGCACGCGGACAGCATGGCCGAGCTGGGGGAGCAGATAGACAACCTACAGAGGGTCaagcagaagctggagaaggagaagagcgAGTTGAAGATGGAGATCGACGACCTGGCCAGTAACATGGAGACTGTCTCCAAGGCCAAG GGCAACCTAGAGAAGATGTGCCGCACGCTGGAGGATCAAGTGagtgagctgaagtcaaaggAGGAAGAGCAGCAGCGGCTGATCAATGACCTGACGACCCAGAGAGGACGCCTGCAGACCGAATCCG GTGAATTTTCTCGACAGCTGGATGAGAAAGAGGCTCTGGTGTCTCAGCTATCCCGAGGCAAACAAGCATTTACACAACAGATTGAGGAGTTAAAGAGGCAGCTGGAAGAGGAGATAAAG GCCAAGAACGCGCTGGCCCACGCCCTGCAGTCCTCCCGCCACGACTGTGACCTGCTGCGGGAACAGTACGAGGAGGAGCAGGAGTCCAAGGCCGAGCTGCAGAGGGCGCTGTCCAAGGCCAACACCGAGGTGGCCCAGTGGAGGACCAAATACGAGACGGACGCCATCCAGCGCacagaggagctggaggaggccaA GAAGAAGCTGGCCCAGCGGCTGCAGGCGGCCGAGGAGCACGTAGAAGCGGTGAACGCCAAATGTGCCTCCCTGGAGAAGACGAAGCAGCGGCTCCAGAACGAAGTGGAAGACCTCATGCTCGACGTGGAGAGAACAAACGCGGCCTGCGCGGCCCTGGACAAGAAGCAGAGGAACTTCGACAAG ATCCTGGCAGAGTGGAAACAGAAGTATGAGGAGACCCACGCTGAGCTCGAGGCCTCCCAGAAGGAGGCCCGCTCTCTCGGCACTGAGCTGTTCAAGATGAAGAATGCCTACGAGGAATCCCTGGATCAGCTAGAAACTTTGAAACGGGAGAACAAAAACTTGCAGC AGGAGATTTCTGACCTTACGGAGCAGATTGCAGAAGGAGGGAAACGTATCCATGAGCTGGAGAAGATAAAGAAGCAAGTGGAACAAGAGAAGTGTGAACTCCAGGCTGCTTTAGAGGAAGCAGAG GCATCTCTTGAACACGAAGAGGGAAAGATCCTGCGCATCCAGCTGGAGTTGAACCAAGTCAAGTCTGAAGTAGACAGGAAAATCGCTGAAAAGGATGAGGAAATTGACCAGCTGAAGAGAAACCACATCAGAGTCGTGGAGTCGATGCAGACCATGCTGGATGCTGAGATCAGGAGCAGGAATGACGCCATCAGGCTCAAGAAGAAGATGGAGGGAGACCTCAATGAAATGGAAATCCAGCTGAACCACGCCAACCGCATGGCTGCAGAGGCCCTGAGGAACTACAGGAACACCCAGGGCATCCTCAAA GACACCCAGCTGCACCTGGACGACGCGCTCCGGGGCCAGGAGGACCTGAAGGAGCAGCTGGCCATGGTGGAGCGCAGGGCCAACCTGCTGCAGGCTGAGATCGAGGAGCTGCGGGCGACCCTGGAGCAGACGGAGAGGAGCAGGAAAATCGCAGAACAGGAGCTCCTGGACGCCAGTGAGCGCGTCCAGCTCCTCCACACCCAA AACACCAGCCTGATCAACACCAAGAAGAAGCTGGAGACAGACATCTCCCAGATCCAGGGAGAGATGGAAGACATTGTCCAGGAAGCCCGCAACGCAGAAGAGAAGGCCAAGAAGGCCATCACGGAT GCGGCCATGATGGCCGAGGAGCTGAAGAAGGAGCAGGACACCAGCGCCCACCTGGAGCGGATGAAGAAGAACCTGGAGCAGACGGTGAAGGACCTTCAGCACCGTCTGGACGAGGCTGAGCAGCTGGCCCTGAAGGGCGGGAAGAAGCAGATCCAGAAACTGGAGGCCAGG GTGCGTGAGCTGGAAGGAGAGGTTGAGAGTGAACAAAAGCGCAACGCTGATGCCGTGAAAGGTCTGCGCAAACATGAGAGGAGAGTGAAGGAACTCACTTACCAG ACGGAAGAAGATCGGAAAAATATTCTCAGGCTTCAGGATTTGGTAGACAAACTTCAGGCCAAAGTGAAATCTTACAAGAGACAAGCTGAAGAGGCT GAGGAACAATCCAACACAAATCTATCTAAATTCCGCAAGCTCCAGCACGAGCTGGAGGAGGCCGAGGAACGTGCTGACATTGCTGAGTCCCAGGTCAACAAGCTGCGGGTAAAGAGCCGGGAGGTCCACACGAAAATCATAAGTGAAGAGTGA